The sequence ATCAATTTCATCAATAAAAATAATGCCTGATTGTTCAGCTAATCGAATCGCTTCTTGCGTCACTTCATCCATGTCAATAAGCTTTTGCGCTTCTTCGTTTGCTAGTACATGACGGGCTTCTTTCACTTTTAATTTTCGTTTTTTTCGTTTTTTCGGCATAAAGCTACTGAGCATATCTTGCATATTGACGCCCATTTGCTCGATGCCAGCGCCTTGAAATAAATCAAACATGAGCGGTTGTTGTTCTTCAATTTCCACGGTGACCAATTCATCCTCCAGCTCACCGTTTGCTAGTTTCCAAGCGATTTGTCTCCGCTTCTCAGCAATATGCTGTTCTTCGTGCCCGCCATCCACCTGCTCTTGCGTACCACCAAACAAAAGTTCAAACGGATTTTTCATCGGCTGCTTCGCTTTTCCAGGCACGAGCAATTCAACAAGACGCTTATTCGCCAACTCTTGCGCGCGATCTTTTACTTCGTTCATTTTTTTCTCTTTGACGATGCGCACAGACGTTTCAACGAGATCGCGTACCATCGATTCAACGTCGCGACCAACATAACCGACTTCCGTAAATTTTGTTGCCTCTACTTTTACGAATGGAGCGCCAACAAGTTTCGCTAATCGCCGCGCAATTTCCGTTTTTCCTACGCCCGTCGGTCCAATCATTAAAATGTTTTTCGGCACGACTTCATCGCGCAATTTTTCATCTAATAAACTGCGACGGTAGCGATTTCTCAGCGCAATGGCCACCGCTTTTTTTGCTTCATGCTGACCGACGATAAACTGATCAAGCTTTTCAACAATTTGTTTTGGCGTTAACATGCCGCTCCCCCCTTACAGCTCTTCGACAATAATGCAATCGTTTGTGTATACGCAAATATCGCTCGCCACTTTTAATGCAGCTTCTGCAATTTGCTTCGCTGTTAAATGCTCACCCGCATACGCCTTTAACGCTCTCCCTGCCGCTAGCGCATAGTTGCCCCCTGAGCCGATCGCTAATATACCATCATCCGGTTCGATCACTTCTCCCGTTCCGGAAATGAGGAGTAAATGCGTGGCGTCCATGACGATCAACATCGCTTCTAATCGGCGCAACACTTTGTCGCTCCGCCATTCTTTCGCCAATTCAACCGCAGCACGCTGTAAATTTCCGTTATATTCTTCTAACTTCCCTTCAAACATTTCAAACAGCGTAAACGCATCCGCCACTGCTCCTGCAAAACCAGCTAACACGTTGCCATGAAAAAGTTTACGAATTTTCCGGGCGGTATGTTTCATCACGACAGCATTGCCGAACGTCACTTGACCATCGCCTGCCATCGCTCCTTTTCCTTGATGGCGAATCGCAAATATCGTCGTCGCATGAAATTGACTCATAAACATCCTCCTTTTTATGCCCGCGGATGGGAATGTAAATAAACGTAGCGCAAATGATCTTTCGTTACATGTGTATACACTTGCGTTGATGAAAGATGTGCATGACCTAACAATTCCTGCACAGAACGTAAATCAGCGCCTTCGTTTAACAAATGGGTCGCAAATGTATGTCGAAACACATGGGGACTTACTTTCAAAGAAAGTGCCGCTCGTTCGACGATGTCATTTAAAATATGACGCACCCCTCTTGGTGTTAACGCGCCACCGCGCGCATTTAAAAAAAGCACATCCGTCGGCACTTTTGCTTTGCTTATTAGTTGCTGACGTCCGTCTTGTATATATCGTTCGAGCGCTTCTTTGGCGTACGTACCGAACGGGACATATCGCTGTTTATTTCCCTTTCCGTAAATTAAAATGGTACATACCGAAAAATCAATGTGTGATAAGCGAATGTTACAACATTCACTTACCCGTACACCCGTTGCGTACAACAGCTCGATGATGGCTTGGTTTCGTTGACCGATCGCTGTATTTAAATCATTAACAACAAACAGCTGTTCTAATTCGTCTTGGTACAAAAAATGTGGAATTTTCTGTTCTTTCTTCGGCAACGAAGCAAGGGC comes from Anoxybacillus flavithermus and encodes:
- the xerC gene encoding tyrosine recombinase XerC, with translation MENVNFTLHLFIEYLQIEKNYSEYTIACYKHDIGEFFEFMEREQVKRLQDVSYSDVRLFLTELHKRKQSSRSIARKMSSLRSFYKFLVREKIVFENPFALASLPKKEQKIPHFLYQDELEQLFVVNDLNTAIGQRNQAIIELLYATGVRVSECCNIRLSHIDFSVCTILIYGKGNKQRYVPFGTYAKEALERYIQDGRQQLISKAKVPTDVLFLNARGGALTPRGVRHILNDIVERAALSLKVSPHVFRHTFATHLLNEGADLRSVQELLGHAHLSSTQVYTHVTKDHLRYVYLHSHPRA
- the hslV gene encoding ATP-dependent protease subunit HslV; this encodes MFMSQFHATTIFAIRHQGKGAMAGDGQVTFGNAVVMKHTARKIRKLFHGNVLAGFAGAVADAFTLFEMFEGKLEEYNGNLQRAAVELAKEWRSDKVLRRLEAMLIVMDATHLLLISGTGEVIEPDDGILAIGSGGNYALAAGRALKAYAGEHLTAKQIAEAALKVASDICVYTNDCIIVEEL
- the hslU gene encoding HslU--HslV peptidase ATPase subunit, translated to MLTPKQIVEKLDQFIVGQHEAKKAVAIALRNRYRRSLLDEKLRDEVVPKNILMIGPTGVGKTEIARRLAKLVGAPFVKVEATKFTEVGYVGRDVESMVRDLVETSVRIVKEKKMNEVKDRAQELANKRLVELLVPGKAKQPMKNPFELLFGGTQEQVDGGHEEQHIAEKRRQIAWKLANGELEDELVTVEIEEQQPLMFDLFQGAGIEQMGVNMQDMLSSFMPKKRKKRKLKVKEARHVLANEEAQKLIDMDEVTQEAIRLAEQSGIIFIDEIDKIARKGQAGSSADVSREGVQRDILPIVEGSTVMTKYGPVKTDYILFIAAGAFHMAKPSDLIPELQGRFPIRVELTKLTVDDFVKILVEPNNALLKQYVALLATEGIQLEFSDDAIRKIAEVAFEVNQQTDNIGARRLHTIMEKLLEDLLYEAPDVHLEKIVITPQYVEQKLGNIVRNKDLSQFIL